The following coding sequences are from one Dehalococcoidia bacterium window:
- the ntrB gene encoding nitrate ABC transporter permease, with the protein MTTLADTPMTAVRRPSPLVVITKNMRINPPLWVVTALSMIGSAVALAGVWALISLLAKDLPGPIATLKVFWEMIINPLYDNGPNDKGIGLQLFASLQRVLIGFALGSAVAIPLGILIGSNPFARRIMDPIVQILRPISPLAWFPVGLAILHSANNATLFIVFITSLWPTVINTAFGVSSVPQTHKDVARVFKFSRWKYLTRVLLPYSMPHIFTGLRLSMGIAWLVIVAGEMLSGGTGIGFFIWDSWNALNLQRVISAILLIGIVGLALDRVFQFLVKRFSYGEVA; encoded by the coding sequence ATGACCACTCTCGCAGATACTCCGATGACCGCGGTCCGCAGGCCCTCACCGCTTGTGGTCATAACGAAGAATATGCGGATTAACCCGCCACTGTGGGTTGTCACCGCTTTATCCATGATTGGGTCCGCGGTGGCGCTCGCCGGCGTATGGGCACTCATCTCCCTTCTTGCCAAGGACCTGCCCGGCCCCATTGCCACGCTGAAGGTGTTCTGGGAGATGATCATCAACCCGCTGTATGACAACGGCCCGAACGACAAGGGTATCGGGCTTCAGTTGTTCGCCTCACTGCAGCGTGTTCTCATAGGGTTCGCGCTGGGATCGGCAGTGGCCATACCTCTGGGCATTCTGATTGGGTCCAACCCGTTCGCTCGCAGGATCATGGACCCCATTGTCCAAATCCTGCGGCCTATTTCTCCGCTCGCCTGGTTTCCAGTCGGCCTCGCCATTCTGCACTCAGCCAACAACGCGACATTGTTTATCGTCTTTATAACGTCGCTCTGGCCCACGGTCATCAACACCGCGTTTGGCGTGAGCAGCGTGCCTCAGACGCACAAGGACGTGGCGCGCGTCTTCAAGTTCTCCAGATGGAAGTACCTGACCCGTGTGCTGCTGCCGTACAGCATGCCGCACATCTTCACCGGTCTGCGGCTAAGCATGGGAATTGCCTGGTTAGTGATTGTCGCGGGGGAGATGCTCTCCGGCGGGACGGGTATTGGCTTCTTCATATGGGACAGTTGGAACGCCCTCAATCTGCAGAGGGTAATCTCAGCCATCCTGCTAATAGGCATCGTCGGCCTCGCGCTTGATCGTGTGTTCCAGTTCCTGGTGAAACGGTTCTCCTACGGGGAGGTGGCCTGA
- a CDS encoding CmpA/NrtA family ABC transporter substrate-binding protein, translated as METHKVTLSGLVARRTAARRPGFARNVFVSILTVLMAITVAACDAAPAAPAPAKPEAPASAAAAPQTGSGEKIKVGFISLTDNASVVITLEKGFFKKYGLNVDLIKQASWASTRDSLLSGDIQAAHMLFGMPFSVYNGIGGPAGKEIYIAMMLNNNGQATTLSIEGFGGKVGYGDLSKVKAAVDELKAKKKEVTFAMTFPGGTHDMWLRYWLAAAGVDQKGVKIITIPPPQMVANMKVGNMDGFNVGEPWGGVAVKEGIGFTTIATQDIWKNHPEKALGVNADFAKARRGDLKLMMKAILEASQYIEDPKNTAEVARIIGQQSYVNASADVIDARLKGDYDLGGTLGKRQFTDDSMRFYNNGFVNMPRRGHAVWFMAQYVRFGYLKELPDTKAIADRLILSDLYREVAQEMNIPIPDDDMKPFTITLDNAYFDPANPAAYLKTVGGPLK; from the coding sequence ATGGAGACTCATAAAGTTACCTTGAGCGGTCTTGTTGCGCGGCGAACCGCCGCCCGTCGTCCAGGCTTCGCGAGAAATGTCTTCGTCTCTATCCTGACCGTGCTCATGGCGATCACGGTCGCCGCATGCGACGCTGCCCCGGCGGCGCCCGCTCCAGCCAAGCCTGAAGCGCCGGCCTCCGCTGCCGCCGCGCCGCAGACTGGCAGCGGAGAAAAGATCAAGGTTGGCTTCATTTCGCTGACGGACAACGCGTCCGTCGTGATCACGCTGGAGAAGGGGTTTTTCAAGAAGTACGGCCTTAACGTGGACCTGATCAAGCAGGCCTCTTGGGCGAGCACGCGCGACAGCCTGTTGAGCGGCGACATTCAGGCCGCCCACATGCTCTTCGGCATGCCCTTCTCCGTTTACAACGGAATCGGCGGCCCGGCAGGCAAGGAAATATACATAGCGATGATGCTCAATAACAACGGCCAGGCGACGACTCTCTCAATTGAGGGCTTCGGCGGGAAGGTCGGCTACGGCGATCTCTCCAAAGTGAAGGCTGCGGTAGATGAACTCAAGGCCAAGAAGAAAGAGGTCACGTTTGCCATGACCTTCCCGGGCGGTACCCACGATATGTGGCTCCGCTACTGGCTGGCAGCGGCAGGCGTTGACCAGAAGGGCGTCAAGATCATCACCATCCCACCTCCACAGATGGTGGCGAACATGAAAGTCGGAAACATGGACGGCTTCAACGTTGGAGAGCCGTGGGGCGGAGTCGCCGTGAAGGAAGGCATAGGCTTCACAACAATCGCAACGCAGGACATCTGGAAGAACCACCCCGAGAAAGCGCTCGGCGTGAACGCGGATTTCGCCAAGGCGCGCCGCGGTGACCTGAAGCTTATGATGAAAGCTATACTTGAGGCTTCACAATACATAGAAGATCCGAAGAACACGGCGGAAGTCGCGCGAATCATCGGCCAGCAGTCCTACGTGAACGCCAGCGCGGACGTCATTGACGCGCGGCTCAAGGGAGACTACGACTTGGGCGGCACGTTGGGGAAGCGCCAGTTCACTGACGACTCCATGCGCTTCTATAACAACGGATTCGTCAACATGCCGCGGCGCGGCCACGCCGTCTGGTTCATGGCTCAGTACGTGCGCTTCGGCTATTTGAAGGAGCTGCCGGACACGAAGGCAATAGCGGACAGACTCATCCTGTCAGACCTTTATCGAGAGGTTGCTCAGGAGATGAACATACCCATACCGGATGACGACATGAAACCGTTTACGATAACACTTGATAACGCCTATTTTGACCCGGCCAACCCTGCAGCCTACCTGAAGACCGTGGGAGGTCCTCTGAAATGA